The following proteins are encoded in a genomic region of Sneathiella marina:
- a CDS encoding toxin-activating lysine-acyltransferase, translated as MSKSPRKPSAKSSGATKQDELAAAANVLKDNSKIDEASLRAAAQEAASKAAEAAATTAGAPLGGNPNLGAAPGAGAGANGPGGTTGGDGGKSLPVSAEKVTAFGAAAWLMMHSKPHKHLFITDMEWAIEPPISLNQCYFWHRGHVPVGFASWAYLSDDAEARMLKGVRKLGPADWKSGDNLWLMDLIIPFGGMAEAAKELREGVLKGKKVKSFQPAPDGSGMAVVEW; from the coding sequence ATGTCTAAGTCTCCCCGAAAACCTTCCGCCAAATCCAGTGGTGCAACTAAACAGGACGAGCTCGCAGCTGCCGCGAACGTCTTAAAAGACAATTCCAAAATTGATGAAGCTTCCCTTCGCGCCGCCGCGCAGGAAGCCGCTTCCAAGGCGGCCGAGGCCGCCGCGACCACCGCCGGTGCGCCGCTCGGCGGTAATCCAAATTTAGGTGCCGCCCCGGGTGCGGGAGCGGGCGCAAATGGACCGGGTGGGACCACGGGCGGGGATGGCGGCAAGAGCTTGCCGGTGTCCGCCGAAAAAGTCACCGCCTTTGGTGCCGCGGCGTGGTTGATGATGCATTCCAAGCCCCATAAGCATCTGTTTATCACCGATATGGAATGGGCAATCGAGCCGCCCATCTCGCTGAACCAATGTTACTTCTGGCATCGCGGCCATGTGCCCGTCGGCTTCGCCAGCTGGGCGTACCTCTCCGATGACGCAGAGGCCCGCATGCTAAAAGGTGTGCGCAAACTCGGCCCCGCCGACTGGAAGTCCGGCGACAACCTCTGGCTGATGGACCTGATCATCCCCTTCGGCGGCATGGCCGAAGCCGCCAAAGAACTGCGTGAAGGTGTCTTGAAGGGCAAGAAAGTAAAAAGCTTTCAACCCGCACCGGATGGCAGCGGTATGGCGGTAGTTGAGTGGTGA
- a CDS encoding HlyD family type I secretion periplasmic adaptor subunit: MTSSWGALKMFEGIRRIATVWREAKKADDARIKIKRQRQDYEFLPAVIEVMETPASPVGRTVMLSIGAFLLIAALWAWFGKIDVVASASGKVIPTDYVKYIQSSEIGVVRAIHVRNGQSVGKGDVLIELDPTDSSADLDRLRQERMTSALEIARLVALLNPKSDPAKLFVPPKGATADQISLQRRRIDNEITEDKTRISYYKQEGARLKAQLRVAEARIEKLRTTLPYIEQQVEAIATLEKKGFASKLRLLELQQVQVESEQDIATELAGMHEARSAIKASAQELAREEAEIRSNRLDELVEAERQMKAVTQELLKAERRSSLRLLTAPVAGTVQQLSIHTVGGVVEAAKPLMIIVPKDSKLEVEAKVLNRDIGFVKVGQNAEIKLEAFPYTKYGVINGRVLHISGDAIADEQLGLVYDARIEMSADAIQVQDKMVNLTAGMATTVEVKTGDRRVLEYILTPLLRYKAEALRER; encoded by the coding sequence ATGACAAGCAGCTGGGGGGCCTTGAAGATGTTTGAGGGCATCCGCCGCATCGCAACGGTTTGGCGAGAAGCCAAGAAGGCGGATGACGCCCGTATCAAGATCAAGCGTCAACGGCAAGATTACGAGTTCCTGCCTGCGGTGATCGAGGTCATGGAGACACCGGCCTCTCCCGTTGGGCGGACGGTTATGCTCAGCATTGGCGCCTTTTTGTTGATCGCAGCCTTGTGGGCGTGGTTTGGCAAGATCGATGTGGTTGCCTCGGCCAGCGGCAAGGTCATCCCGACGGACTATGTCAAATATATTCAGTCCTCTGAAATCGGTGTGGTCCGGGCAATCCATGTGCGCAATGGCCAGTCGGTCGGCAAAGGCGATGTCCTGATCGAGCTTGACCCGACAGACAGCAGCGCCGATCTGGATCGCCTCCGCCAGGAGCGCATGACATCCGCCCTGGAAATCGCCCGTCTTGTTGCCTTGCTTAATCCGAAGAGTGATCCGGCAAAGCTGTTTGTTCCGCCAAAAGGCGCAACGGCAGACCAGATCTCCCTGCAACGCCGTCGCATCGACAACGAGATCACCGAGGACAAGACCCGTATCAGCTACTACAAACAGGAAGGGGCCCGGCTGAAAGCCCAGCTCCGGGTGGCCGAAGCGCGTATTGAAAAACTCCGCACCACCTTGCCCTATATCGAGCAGCAGGTAGAAGCCATTGCCACCCTGGAAAAGAAGGGCTTTGCCTCCAAGCTCCGGCTGCTGGAATTGCAGCAAGTACAGGTTGAATCAGAGCAGGATATCGCGACGGAGCTTGCCGGCATGCATGAGGCTCGCTCTGCTATTAAAGCGAGTGCGCAGGAACTGGCCCGCGAAGAGGCGGAAATCCGCTCGAACCGGCTGGATGAACTGGTTGAGGCGGAGCGCCAAATGAAGGCTGTCACCCAGGAGCTTCTGAAGGCGGAACGCCGCAGTTCCCTCCGTCTTCTAACGGCACCGGTGGCCGGCACGGTCCAGCAATTGTCCATCCATACGGTGGGCGGGGTGGTCGAGGCGGCGAAGCCGCTGATGATCATTGTCCCCAAGGATAGCAAGCTGGAAGTGGAAGCAAAAGTCCTCAACCGCGATATCGGTTTTGTCAAGGTCGGACAGAACGCCGAGATCAAATTGGAAGCCTTTCCCTATACCAAATATGGGGTGATAAATGGCAGAGTTCTGCATATCTCAGGCGATGCCATTGCCGACGAACAGCTCGGCCTCGTCTATGACGCCCGCATCGAAATGAGCGCGGATGCGATCCAGGTGCAGGATAAAATGGTCAATCTCACCGCCGGTATGGCAACCACCGTCGAAGTTAAAACCGGTGACCGGCGCGTGCTCGAATATATCCTAACGCCGTTGCTCCGGTATAAAGCAGAAGCGTTGCGGGAACGGTGA
- a CDS encoding type I secretion system permease/ATPase has product MGAGDAQITGASDTPGLDTGLASLVLMLKFLGIAVDPEQIRHQYSKSGNSLTSNDILRCAKHMDVKARAISTKWKRLSKLHLPAIAENKQGEYVILGKVGDNEVLIQDPLQGRPSTLSRAEFEAAWSGRLILLTTRAREAGENRRFDFTWFIPSVVRFRRLLMEVLIASFFIQLFALITPLFFQVIIDKVLVHKALTTLDVLVFGLIAVTVFEVLLTALRTYVLAHTTNRIDVELGAKLFRHVLALPIAYFQSRRVGLTVARVRELESIREFLTGQALTLVMDLLFAFVFLAVMYYYSPILTYVVLASFPFYLAITLAVTPILRKRLLEKFARGAENQAFLVESVTGVETVKSMAVEPQMQRRWEEQLAGYVGAGFRVNFLANIGSQGIHLVNKVTTALTLWFGAQAVINGDITVGQFIAFNMLANRLTQPILRLSQMWQDFQQVRVSVERLGDIINTPAEPTYRPGRVQLPGIEGRVEFDHVGFRYRHDGPEIVADLSLNVEAGEVIGIVGRSGSGKSTLAKLLQRLYVPERGRVLIDGTDVAMVDPSWLRRQVGVVPQESVLFSRSVRDNIALSDPTIPMERVIAAAKLAGAHDFILELNEGYDSDIEERGLNLSGGQRQRIAIARALVTSPRILIFDEATSALDAESEELIQQNMAHIVKGRTTFIIAHRMSALRIADRIISMENGRIVEDGPPRELLKQKGLFRHLYDKQLGGLEDV; this is encoded by the coding sequence ATGGGAGCGGGGGATGCGCAAATAACGGGCGCAAGTGATACTCCCGGTCTTGATACAGGGTTGGCTTCCTTGGTGCTGATGCTAAAGTTTCTGGGGATTGCTGTTGATCCTGAACAGATCCGGCATCAATACTCAAAATCAGGTAACTCACTGACATCAAACGATATTTTACGCTGCGCGAAACATATGGATGTGAAGGCGCGGGCCATATCGACCAAATGGAAGCGGCTGTCCAAGCTGCATCTGCCGGCGATTGCCGAGAATAAACAGGGTGAATATGTAATTCTCGGTAAGGTAGGCGACAATGAGGTGCTCATTCAGGATCCTTTGCAAGGTCGCCCTTCTACTTTAAGTCGCGCCGAGTTTGAGGCGGCCTGGTCGGGTCGTCTGATCCTGCTGACAACGCGGGCACGGGAGGCGGGCGAGAACCGGCGCTTTGACTTTACCTGGTTTATTCCCTCCGTCGTGCGCTTCCGGCGGTTATTGATGGAGGTGCTGATCGCCTCTTTCTTTATTCAGCTTTTTGCGTTGATTACGCCCCTGTTCTTTCAGGTCATCATTGACAAGGTGCTGGTGCACAAGGCGCTCACCACACTTGACGTCCTTGTTTTCGGCTTGATCGCCGTGACTGTGTTCGAAGTATTGCTGACGGCCCTTCGCACCTATGTTCTTGCCCATACAACAAATCGTATTGATGTGGAACTGGGTGCAAAGCTGTTCCGGCATGTGCTGGCGTTGCCCATCGCGTATTTCCAATCACGACGGGTCGGTCTGACCGTGGCCCGGGTTCGGGAACTTGAAAGCATTCGGGAATTCCTCACCGGGCAGGCGTTGACGCTTGTCATGGATCTGTTGTTCGCCTTCGTCTTTCTGGCCGTGATGTATTACTACTCGCCCATTTTGACATATGTGGTGCTGGCGTCTTTCCCGTTTTACCTGGCGATTACTCTGGCGGTGACACCGATCCTGCGCAAGCGTTTGCTGGAGAAATTCGCCCGCGGTGCGGAGAACCAGGCGTTTCTTGTGGAGAGCGTTACCGGGGTAGAGACCGTCAAATCCATGGCGGTCGAGCCGCAGATGCAGCGCCGCTGGGAAGAGCAGCTGGCAGGGTATGTGGGGGCCGGCTTCCGGGTTAATTTCCTGGCCAATATCGGCAGTCAGGGTATTCATCTGGTCAACAAGGTAACGACGGCGCTCACTCTGTGGTTTGGTGCGCAAGCGGTGATCAATGGCGATATAACGGTAGGACAGTTTATTGCCTTTAACATGCTGGCGAACCGGCTGACCCAACCGATCCTGCGGCTTTCGCAGATGTGGCAGGACTTCCAGCAGGTGCGTGTCTCCGTGGAACGGTTGGGGGATATCATCAATACGCCGGCAGAGCCCACTTATCGGCCGGGGCGCGTCCAGCTTCCCGGCATTGAGGGCCGGGTTGAGTTTGATCATGTGGGCTTTCGATATCGCCATGACGGCCCTGAAATCGTTGCCGATCTGTCTCTGAATGTTGAGGCGGGAGAGGTCATTGGAATTGTCGGACGCTCCGGATCCGGCAAGAGCACGCTCGCCAAGCTGCTGCAGCGCTTGTACGTGCCGGAGCGGGGCCGGGTATTGATAGATGGCACCGATGTGGCCATGGTTGACCCCAGCTGGCTGCGGCGGCAGGTGGGTGTGGTGCCGCAGGAGAGTGTGTTGTTCAGCCGCTCCGTGCGGGACAATATTGCCCTCAGCGATCCAACCATCCCCATGGAGCGGGTAATTGCGGCGGCCAAACTCGCCGGTGCCCATGATTTTATCCTTGAACTGAATGAGGGCTATGATAGCGATATCGAGGAGCGGGGGCTTAACCTGTCGGGCGGTCAACGTCAGCGGATCGCCATTGCCCGCGCCCTGGTCACCTCGCCGCGGATCCTGATCTTTGATGAAGCGACCAGTGCGCTTGATGCGGAGAGTGAAGAGCTGATCCAGCAGAACATGGCGCATATCGTCAAGGGCCGGACCACCTTTATTATTGCCCATCGCATGTCGGCGTTAAGAATAGCGGATCGTATCATCTCCATGGAAAATGGCCGCATTGTCGAGGATGGACCGCCGCGAGAATTGCTGAAACAAAAAGGCCTGTTCCGCCACCTCTATGACAAGCAGCTGGGGGGCCTTGAAGATGTTTGA
- a CDS encoding calcium-binding protein, whose product MSEVNYNLPWSDVGGVKHPTYGNYGGAGYSAGEMGGDATDINAPKPVNALDAFYRQHDLDYSHTDPQKAYEANKKFLEGLNKAIEDPNSKLNEEFGDQTMGLRDAEYLYASKWIFERDVKQYEGDNNLPEEDRYIPPNKVSPPTDKFPMPSPNEGGDWPLGSSGGSGMAKGLSDGLANAASLISPLVLDLDGDGVELSSVEGSTAFFDLDRDGFAEQTGWVSADDGLLALDINGNGYIDDISELFGNATTDGFTELAALDSNGDGIIDASDTEFANLKIWQDMDQDGLTDDGELSTLMDQGIVSIDLGATITDSWNAGNHISHESTFTRSDGSTNAVEDIWFANDQMHTRYTGGYTLDLNTLYLPWLRGYGEVKDLHIAMSEDETLLNMVQALAFSDYAGQDYTADVEAIILRWTGADDYTGFHGNSIDARKFEAVHQFIGEQGVELHGNIQGSAFREIWADFVKGVEARLMLQGPMSDLFVGVAYDWRTDRFVSDSDLTSVVTGSIAQVQVGSASHYRQLVNVLDQVALEQGIDITAYDAILETALVDAEISLSLSELRDKSSVLGTAGDDRLEGAGFTDIIYGGHGNDTLIGNAGADTYVFSSGDGHDVIQEYSISGHDRLIFTDVNMDDVTFSQNTGKDLIITLSNGETVTIVDHFLNYNYDVSYIEFADGTVLGLQGIRDKSVADQKISGMIRGSLFVENYRHSLGDGSYSIIEYSISGHDRLIFTDVNMDEVTFSQNSGKDLIITLSNGETVTIVDHFLNYNYDVSYIEFADGTVLGLQGIRDKSVADQKISGMIRGSLFVENYRHSLGDGSYSIIEYSISGHDRLIFTDVNMDDVTFSQNTGKDLIITLSNGEAVTIIDHFLNYNYDVSYIEFADGTVLGSQGIKNKLLFGSNDSDTLVGFNSSDILNGNSGDDYLEGGKGNDTLIGGEGNDTLSGGFGTDSFDGEGGIDTADYSYSSENWNIDLATGTAGAETLTSIENIIAGSGNDMILGNAENNILDGGVGSDTLFGGGGNDILIGNFGFDSFDGGSGVDTADFSYSSENWNINLVFGLATVAGGAENLVSIENIIAGSGNDIIVGNAVNSIFKGGDGADIYQFARGGGQDVIDDYATDGATDTLVLDIGIDHDELWFEQTGDDLLISVIGTSDQITVENWYASADNKIENIETGDGKVADFSSVEALVSAMASFSPPGGAATDLSDPIYDPLDSVLAGTWQASL is encoded by the coding sequence ATGAGTGAAGTGAATTACAACTTGCCATGGAGTGACGTAGGGGGAGTGAAGCACCCGACTTATGGAAATTATGGAGGAGCAGGCTATTCAGCAGGTGAAATGGGTGGCGATGCAACCGATATAAATGCTCCTAAACCAGTAAACGCTTTGGATGCGTTTTATAGACAGCACGATCTAGATTACAGTCACACAGATCCTCAAAAAGCATATGAAGCAAACAAGAAGTTCCTGGAAGGCCTAAATAAGGCGATCGAAGATCCAAATTCAAAACTCAACGAAGAATTTGGCGATCAAACAATGGGTCTGCGCGACGCCGAATATCTATATGCATCGAAGTGGATTTTTGAGAGAGACGTAAAGCAATACGAAGGCGACAATAACCTCCCTGAAGAGGATAGGTACATTCCGCCCAACAAAGTAAGCCCGCCAACCGATAAATTTCCCATGCCTAGCCCAAACGAAGGAGGAGATTGGCCACTGGGCTCTTCCGGTGGCTCGGGAATGGCAAAGGGGCTTAGCGATGGCCTTGCCAATGCGGCGAGCCTGATTTCTCCGCTGGTGCTGGATCTGGACGGAGATGGTGTTGAGTTAAGTTCGGTTGAGGGCTCAACTGCATTTTTTGATCTGGACAGGGACGGTTTTGCCGAACAAACGGGATGGGTGAGTGCCGATGATGGTCTTCTGGCGCTTGATATTAACGGCAATGGTTATATTGACGATATTTCGGAGCTGTTCGGGAATGCCACGACTGACGGTTTCACGGAGCTTGCGGCACTGGACAGCAATGGCGACGGGATTATCGATGCCAGTGATACGGAGTTTGCGAACCTGAAGATCTGGCAGGATATGGATCAGGACGGCCTCACCGATGACGGCGAGCTATCTACGCTTATGGACCAGGGCATTGTATCCATCGATCTGGGTGCGACAATAACGGACAGCTGGAATGCCGGCAATCATATCAGCCATGAGAGTACCTTCACCCGCAGCGACGGATCGACCAATGCTGTGGAAGACATATGGTTCGCCAATGACCAGATGCATACACGATATACCGGCGGTTATACCCTTGATCTCAATACTCTTTACTTACCCTGGTTGCGTGGCTATGGGGAAGTTAAAGACCTCCATATAGCTATGAGCGAGGATGAGACCCTGCTTAATATGGTTCAAGCATTGGCCTTTAGCGACTATGCCGGGCAGGATTATACGGCGGATGTGGAGGCAATCATTCTTCGCTGGACGGGTGCGGATGACTATACCGGCTTTCACGGTAATAGCATCGATGCTCGGAAATTTGAAGCGGTCCATCAATTTATTGGGGAACAGGGAGTTGAGCTACATGGGAACATTCAAGGATCAGCATTCCGGGAAATCTGGGCCGATTTTGTCAAAGGTGTTGAAGCTCGGTTAATGTTGCAGGGCCCGATGAGTGATTTATTTGTTGGGGTTGCATACGATTGGCGAACGGACCGTTTTGTTAGTGACAGCGATTTGACCTCCGTTGTTACCGGCTCTATAGCACAGGTACAGGTGGGGTCAGCCAGCCACTATAGACAGCTGGTGAATGTTTTGGATCAGGTTGCGCTAGAGCAAGGGATCGACATCACGGCTTATGATGCGATACTTGAAACGGCTTTGGTCGATGCGGAAATATCGCTCTCTCTTTCTGAGCTTCGTGATAAATCCAGTGTTTTAGGTACCGCAGGGGATGATCGGTTAGAGGGGGCCGGGTTTACTGATATTATCTATGGTGGCCATGGAAATGATACGCTCATCGGGAATGCAGGGGCGGATACTTATGTCTTTTCTTCAGGGGATGGGCATGATGTAATTCAAGAATACAGTATCAGTGGCCATGACCGCTTGATCTTTACGGATGTGAATATGGACGATGTCACTTTCTCCCAGAATACGGGGAAGGATCTGATTATCACGCTGTCCAATGGGGAGACGGTGACGATCGTCGATCATTTTCTTAACTACAATTATGATGTTAGCTATATCGAGTTTGCCGATGGGACCGTGCTGGGTTTGCAGGGTATCCGGGATAAATCTGTAGCCGATCAGAAAATCAGCGGCATGATCCGCGGTTCGCTATTTGTTGAGAACTATCGGCATAGCCTGGGCGATGGGTCCTACTCGATCATTGAATACAGTATCAGTGGCCATGACCGCTTGATCTTTACGGATGTGAATATGGACGAAGTCACTTTCTCCCAGAATTCGGGGAAGGATCTGATCATCACGCTGTCCAATGGGGAGACGGTGACGATCGTCGATCATTTTCTTAACTACAATTATGATGTTAGCTATATCGAGTTTGCCGACGGCACCGTGCTGGGTTTGCAGGGTATCCGGGATAAATCTGTTGCCGATCAGAAAATCAGCGGCATGATCCGCGGTTCGCTATTTGTTGAGAACTATCGGCATAGCCTGGGCGATGGGTCCTACTCGATCATTGAATACAGTATCAGTGGCCATGACCGCTTGATCTTTACGGATGTGAATATGGACGATGTCACTTTCTCCCAGAATACGGGGAAGGATCTGATCATCACGCTGTCCAATGGCGAGGCGGTGACGATCATCGATCATTTTCTTAACTACAATTATGATGTTAGCTATATCGAGTTTGCCGATGGCACCGTGCTGGGATCGCAGGGTATAAAGAATAAGCTTCTATTTGGCTCTAACGATAGCGATACGCTTGTTGGTTTCAATAGTTCCGACATACTCAATGGCAACAGTGGGGATGATTATCTAGAGGGCGGGAAGGGTAATGATACTCTGATAGGAGGTGAGGGTAATGATACTCTCTCAGGCGGGTTTGGAACTGATAGTTTTGATGGGGAAGGAGGTATCGATACAGCGGATTACAGCTACTCATCAGAAAACTGGAATATCGATTTAGCTACCGGGACGGCTGGTGCAGAAACACTTACCAGCATTGAAAACATAATTGCCGGTTCCGGAAATGATATGATTTTAGGAAATGCGGAAAATAATATTCTGGATGGAGGAGTTGGATCCGACACATTGTTTGGGGGCGGTGGCAATGATATTCTCATTGGTAATTTCGGATTTGATAGTTTTGACGGTGGAAGTGGCGTTGATACCGCGGACTTCAGTTACTCGTCAGAGAACTGGAACATTAACCTTGTATTTGGGCTGGCCACGGTAGCAGGTGGAGCTGAAAATCTGGTCAGTATCGAAAACATAATTGCCGGTTCTGGAAATGATATAATTGTAGGTAATGCCGTAAATAGTATCTTTAAAGGTGGTGATGGAGCGGACATATATCAGTTCGCGCGGGGTGGAGGACAGGATGTTATCGACGATTACGCTACGGATGGCGCCACAGACACCCTGGTCCTTGACATAGGTATCGATCATGACGAACTCTGGTTTGAGCAGACCGGCGATGACTTGCTGATCTCCGTGATCGGGACAAGCGATCAGATCACCGTCGAAAACTGGTATGCCTCTGCGGATAACAAGATCGAGAACATTGAAACCGGGGATGGCAAGGTCGCGGATTTCAGTAGTGTTGAAGCGCTTGTCTCGGCAATGGCCAGCTTCTCACCTCCGGGCGGTGCAGCAACAGATCTCTCTGACCCGATTTATGATCCGCTCGATAGTGTTCTTGCTGGCACCTGGCAGGCAAGCTTGTAG
- a CDS encoding cupredoxin domain-containing protein yields the protein MFVTRRYLFSTAAAGLTAAVASLGLANGSSAENTSAKTHVIDIARFSFSPQTLDVREGDMITWRNSDITPHTATATDKSWDTGMIKKGESKSLTVTSKMAGEYYCRYHPAMTAKLSIPNA from the coding sequence ATGTTTGTTACAAGACGATATCTCTTCTCAACAGCCGCGGCGGGATTAACCGCCGCGGTTGCGAGCCTCGGTCTGGCGAATGGATCGTCCGCTGAAAATACATCAGCAAAAACCCATGTGATCGATATCGCGCGGTTTAGCTTTTCACCGCAAACCCTGGACGTCCGCGAGGGCGATATGATTACCTGGCGAAATAGCGATATAACGCCGCATACAGCAACCGCAACGGACAAAAGCTGGGATACGGGCATGATAAAAAAAGGGGAAAGCAAAAGCCTGACTGTTACCTCAAAGATGGCAGGGGAGTATTACTGCCGCTATCATCCGGCAATGACCGCGAAGCTAAGTATTCCAAACGCGTAA
- a CDS encoding DUF4142 domain-containing protein — protein sequence MKIKTFIAAAGAAFLLSLGPVQADEPAELNDLEIAHVAYVADNIDIRYAHLALALSDNPAIHEFAKTMIRDHTAVNEQALALLAKLNAQPQDNFLSQSLQKNSVVIINEMSQLRGAEFDRRYAENELAYHKAVNDLVENAFIPNIENDEVKVLFITGLEIFKAHEGHAAMMVEKVK from the coding sequence ATGAAGATTAAAACTTTTATCGCCGCAGCCGGAGCCGCGTTCCTGCTGTCACTGGGGCCGGTGCAGGCAGACGAGCCCGCAGAGCTGAATGATCTGGAGATCGCCCATGTTGCCTATGTCGCCGACAATATCGATATTCGGTACGCCCATTTGGCACTGGCATTGTCCGATAATCCGGCCATCCACGAATTTGCCAAAACCATGATCCGGGATCATACCGCGGTAAATGAGCAGGCCCTTGCCTTGCTTGCGAAATTGAATGCCCAGCCTCAGGACAATTTTCTCAGTCAGTCCCTGCAAAAAAATTCCGTGGTTATAATCAATGAAATGAGCCAGTTGCGCGGCGCCGAGTTTGACCGCCGCTATGCGGAGAATGAACTGGCGTATCATAAAGCCGTCAATGATCTGGTGGAAAATGCCTTTATTCCGAATATTGAGAATGACGAAGTCAAGGTTCTGTTCATAACCGGCCTTGAAATCTTTAAAGCCCATGAAGGCCATGCCGCCATGATGGTTGAGAAAGTCAAATAG
- a CDS encoding AraC family transcriptional regulator, with product MDLLSDILSHLRMRGTLYFRTSFTSPWGVKVPDFENVARFHFAHKGRCFVRIKSVDDPVFIEQGDLIIITRGAAHTLYCDPTTEDQAMMLDQVVEKSGFDGSGALVYGEQGTNQETQLICGHFAFDKKASHPLIHALPPYIHIKNYGEAAGIWMENTLKVIGLEAGRQALGSDLIALKMSEIIFAQALRTYLATDGLRQSVLAGFADPNIARTLQAIHSKPEHSWTMEELSTIAGKSRTSFMSKFSECLSLTPFEYVTHWRMQIARQRLEETNYPIIEIAESVGYHSEAAFSRVFKKQFQSAPATYRRAIRA from the coding sequence ATGGATTTACTCAGTGATATTCTTTCTCATCTGCGCATGAGAGGAACGCTGTATTTTCGAACCTCTTTCACGTCACCCTGGGGCGTTAAGGTTCCTGATTTCGAGAATGTGGCACGGTTTCATTTTGCCCATAAAGGGCGCTGTTTCGTCCGGATCAAATCCGTGGATGACCCCGTTTTCATTGAGCAGGGCGATTTAATTATCATTACCAGGGGCGCCGCCCACACACTTTACTGCGACCCGACAACAGAAGATCAGGCCATGATGCTTGATCAGGTGGTCGAGAAATCCGGGTTCGATGGCAGTGGTGCCCTGGTCTATGGCGAACAGGGCACCAATCAGGAAACCCAGCTAATCTGTGGTCATTTTGCCTTCGACAAAAAGGCAAGCCACCCTCTTATCCACGCCCTGCCCCCTTATATTCATATAAAAAACTACGGCGAGGCCGCCGGTATCTGGATGGAAAATACGCTCAAGGTCATCGGTCTTGAGGCCGGCAGGCAGGCGCTTGGAAGTGATTTGATTGCCTTGAAAATGTCCGAGATCATTTTTGCCCAGGCCCTTCGCACCTATCTCGCGACGGACGGCCTGCGCCAGTCGGTTCTGGCGGGATTTGCCGATCCCAATATTGCCCGGACGTTACAGGCAATTCATTCAAAGCCCGAGCATTCCTGGACAATGGAGGAACTGTCGACCATCGCCGGAAAATCGCGCACATCCTTTATGTCGAAATTTTCAGAATGCCTGTCTCTCACGCCATTTGAGTATGTTACTCACTGGCGCATGCAGATTGCGCGGCAACGATTGGAAGAGACAAATTACCCCATTATAGAAATAGCGGAAAGCGTCGGCTACCATTCGGAAGCAGCCTTCAGCCGGGTCTTCAAGAAGCAGTTTCAATCGGCACCGGCGACATATAGACGGGCGATCCGTGCCTAG